In Fundulus heteroclitus isolate FHET01 chromosome 8, MU-UCD_Fhet_4.1, whole genome shotgun sequence, a genomic segment contains:
- the LOC105936586 gene encoding lysozyme C: MKSLAFLLLVAVLVDGIVFERCQWARTMKNYGMDGYHGISLANWVCLTYWESSFNTAAINHNRDKSTDFGIFQINSHWWCNDTQIRTANGCHIMCSQLLSDDVSAAIKCAKRVVLDPQGIAAWVGWQVHCKNQDVSKYVAGCGLD; the protein is encoded by the exons ATGAAGAGCCTGGCGTTTCTGCTGCTGGTGGCGGTCCTGGTCGATGGGATAGTCTTCGAGCGCTGCCAGTGGGCGCGGACTATGAAGAATtatgggatggatggataccaTGGCATCAGCCTGGCCAACT GGGTCTGTCTGACTTACTGGGAGTCGAGCTTCAACACCGCAGCAATCAACCACAACAGAGACAAATCCACCGACTTCGGCATCTTCCAGATCAACAGCCACTGGTGGTGCAACGACACCCAGATCCGCACGGCCAACGGATGCCACATCATGTGCAGCC AGCTCCTGAGTGATGACGTGAGCGCGGCCATCAAATGCGCCAAACGAGTCGTCCTGGATCCCCAAGGCATCGCAGCCTG GGTGGGCTGGCAGGTACACTGTAAGAACCAGGATGTGAGTAAATATGTGGCCGGATGCGGCCTGGATTAA
- the LOC118563844 gene encoding lysozyme C-like, which produces MKHLLLLLLVAVAYAKVYDRCEWARTLKTYGMDGYRGVSLADWVCLTEYESGFNTEASSPTQSTYGIFQINSAVWCDDGQTQTTNSCGISCSDLVADVGDSICCAKRIVRDPQGLEAWNKWTTNCKGRDLNGTLAGCGV; this is translated from the exons ATGAAGCACCTCCTGTTGCTGCTCCTGGTGGCTGTGGCCTACGCCAAAGTCTACGATCGCTGTGAATGGGCGAGAACGCTGAAAACCTACGGCATGGATGGTTATCGTGGCGTCAGCCTGGCCGACT GGGTCTGCCTGACCGAGTACGAATCCGGCTTCAATACCGAGGCGAGCAGCCCTACCCAAAGTACCTACGGCATCTTCCAGATCAACAGCGCCGTCTGGTGCGACGACGGTCAGACCCAAACCACCAACAGTTGTGGGATTAGCTGCAGCG ACCTCGTGGCAGACGTGGGCGATTCGATCTGCTGTGCCAAACGCATCGTCAGAGATCCTCAAGGCCTCGAAGCATG gaACAAATGGACTACTAACTGCAAGGGGAGAGACTTAAATGGCACGTTGGCCGGTTGCGGCGTCTGA